A segment of the Geoglobus ahangari genome:
AAATGGCAAGGCCTCTTGATGTGCTGAACAAGTCGCTGAACACGTCTGTGCTGGTAAGGCTTAAGGGTGGAAGGGAGTTCAGGGGGATACTGGACGGTTACGACATTCACATGAACCTCGTGCTGATCAATGCTGAGGAGATTCAGGACGGTGAGGTAATCAAGAAGCTCGGGAGTGTGGTTATTAGGGGAGATACCGTCGTTTTCGTTTCTCCATCGCAGTGAGGTGGTGCAATGTCTGACGGAACGGCTGCAATGGGTAAGAGGGGCAGGAAGATCGTTCACATAAAGTGCAGAAGGTGTGGACGGGTCTCGTTCCACAGGAGGAAGGGCTACTGCGCTGCATGCGGATTTGGCAGGAGCAAGAGGATTAGGAGCTACAACTGGGTCAGGAAGAAGAAGGACAGGTACTGAGATTGAGATGTGTGGTGTTGTTGGGGTATTCTGCAGGGATGAGAACCTAACCTCCCGCCTCGCCTTCTTTTCCCTCTATTCTCTCCAGCATCGCGGTCAGGAGTCTGCTGGCATTGCCGTTTTTGGTGACTACATCCACATCCACAAGGGGATGGGGCTTGTAAGCGAGGTGTTTGACGAGAAGAAGCTCAATGAGATGAGGGGAAACATAGCTGTGGGCCACGTCAGGTACTCGACCACCGGGGAGAGCAGGATAGAGAACGCCCAGCCCCTTCTGGTGAAGACGAAAAGTGGCGCGCTTGCAATAGCCCACAACGGAAACCTCGTCAACTACCAGTCGCTCAGGGAGGAGCTCGAGAATGGAGGAGCGGTGTTCATCACAGACTCTGACACTGAGGTCATTGCAAAGCTGATATCCAAGCAGCTGCTCAACGGCGACGTCGTCTCCGCTCTCAAGTCTGTTTCCCAGATGCTCAGCGGCAGCTACACCCTCGTAATGGCAATAAACGACACGCTGATTGGGTACCGCGACCCTCTCGGCTTCAAGCCCCTCATCGTCGGAGAGGGGGATTTTGGCTACGTAATCGCCAGCGAGAGCTGTGCGATTGATGCTGTTGGTGCGAGGGTTCTCAGGGACGTTGAGCCAGGAGAAGCTGTGGTTATCAGGGAGGGGGAGATGGAGTTCGTTAGAGTTGAGCGATCTGACAGGAAAGCGCTGTGCGTTTTCGAGTACATCTACTTCGCCCGTCCCGACTCGATAATTGACGGGATAAGCGTTTATGATGTCAGGCAGAAGATAGGCAGGATACTCGCGAGGGAGAGCCCAGTTGAGGCGGACATGGTGTCTCCAGTCCCGGACAGCGGGACGACATCTGCCATAGGTTTTTCCAAGGAGTCGGGCATAGAGTACCTCGAGGCCCTCATAAAGAACAGGTACGTTGGTAGGACTTTCATTCTCCCAAACCAGAGTGTCAGAGAGCTCTCAGTGAAGATCAAGATGAACGCGGTCAAGAGCAACGTTGATGGGAAGAGGGTGGTGCTGATTGACGACAGCATAGTCAGGGGGACGACCAGCAGGAAGATTGTTGACATGGTGAGAAACGCTGGAGCGAAAGAGGTGCACTTCAGGGTCGGGAGCCCGCCGATAATCTCCCCATGCTACTTCGGCATAGACATGTCCACGAGAGAGGAGCTCATAGCCTCAAGCAAGAGCGTGGAGGAGATAAGGGAGGAGATAAACGCGGACAGCCTCGCATACCTGAGCCTTGACGGGCTCGTCGAGGCGGTGGGAATGAAAAAAGAGGATCTCTGCCTTGCATGCCTCACCGCAGACTACCCCGTGGATGTCAGCGAGGCTGCTGGTTGCAGGAGGTGCTGATCACAGCCTCAGAATTTCTGGGACACTTTTCTCATATGGAGGGTAGATTATCCCGTACTCGGTCACTATGGCCGTCACGTTCTCGAGGGGGGTGGCGTCGAATGCCGGATTGAAGACCTTCACGTCCCTCGGTGCTATCAGGCTGTTTCTACACTTTATGTGACAGTACACGAGCTCCTCCCTGCTCCTCTCCTCTATTGTCACGTCCTTCGCCTCCTTACCCCAGTCAAATGTCGTCTTCGGGGCAGCCACGTAGAACGGAATCCCGTGAGCCTTTGCGAGCACGGAGAGGGTGTAGGTTCCGATTTTGTTGAACACCGCATCTCTAACAATCCTGTCCGCCCCGACTATCACCTTGTCCACCATGCCCCTCTGCATAACCATCCCTGCCATGCTGTCGGTGATTAGGGTGACGTCAATGCCGTCCTGCATGAGCTCCCATGTTGTAAGCCTCGATCCCTGATTCAGAGGCCTCGTCTCACAGGCGATAACCCTGATGTTTTTCCCCTGCTTAACAGCGCTCCTTATCACACCTAGCGCGGTACCCCAGTCAACCGTCGCGAGCCTGCCAGTGTTGCAGATCGTCATGACGACGTCTCCATCCTCAAGCAATTCCGCACCAATCTCGCCCATCTTCATGTTCCTCTCGACGTCCTCATCCGCAATCCTGTTTGCCTCCCTGACCGCTATCTCCCTTATCTCCTCAATGCTCTCTCCTTCGAGGGCCTTTTTCAGAACCCTCTCTATGCCGACGAAGAGGTTCACCGCGGTGGGCCTTGTTGATGCGAGGTATTCTGCCCTTTTCCTGATGTGCTCCTTCAGCTCGTCAGTGCTGGAGAAACTCCTCTCGTGAACGGCAAGGGCTACACCGTAACCGCCCGCGGCCTCTAAAGCTGGAGCTCCCCTGACGGATAGCCTCTTTATAGCCTCTCCAAGCTCCTCAACGGTTTTGCAGGTGAGAATCTCGAAGCTGTCCGGGAGCTTGGTCTGGTCTATCATCTTTACCGCGTTCTCCTCCCAGAATATCGTTCTCATGTCTGGTGTGCGGGTTTTGCGGGTATATTACGTTTGCTGACCTTGGTGGGGCAGCGGTGTTTCTTGTTAATACTCGGCAATACATTCAGTTATTTAACGTTGTTAATTATTTTCAACATATAATTTAAATGAAAAATAGTGAAGATATTCCGCCTGATTTAAATTTTCGGTTTTTCATCAGCCTTATTTCCTGTATCAACATTTCAAAACCTTTAAATATTTTGAAAACCAAGTATTAATTGGAGGTGAATGCATATGAATGAGGTAATGATCGTTGTGTTGGTCGGCGTGCTCGGAGGAATTGCTAACCTGCTACTGTCATACGTCAAGAAGTGGGAGCTCCTTGGGGTCTTCACACTTGCACTGCTGTTCCCAATAATCGGAGTGCTGCTCGTAGACGCGCTGTACGGCAACATGGGCTGGTTCGGTGCAATAGTGATGTTCGCTTCAATGATCGGCATCGTTGGACTGACAGCGATCTCAGTGGTCGCAGTGGCGGTACAGACCATCACTTCGACAACCGAGAAGGAAGAGACAACTTCTTAAACTTTTTTAATTTTGTTTTTTGGTGATATGCATGAAGCATTTGTTTAGAGCGCTATTCGTTCTTGTTAACATTCTTATCATCTTTGTTGCTGTTATTCTCGCCCTCCGCGCCATGGGAGAGGAGGTTTATCCCGGACTTGCTGACAAGCTGCTCGGCGTGGAGGGGATGTACGGGATAAGTGGTGAGCAGAAGGAGCTGGCAAAAAAGCCAGTGCACGCGGAGGGAAGGGAGTACTGCAGCAACTGCCATGCTGAGATCTACGAGAAGAGCAATCAGGGGAAGCACAACTTCGACTGCCAAACTTGCCACGGGCCTGCCGGAGATCACCCTGCAGCGAAGATGAAGGTTGACGACTCAAGGGAGTTCTGCCTTGGCTGTCACAAGCCAACGATCGGCAGGGATCCCAACACGATAAGGATACTGTACGACTGGGAGGAGCACGGGAAGGGAAGGCTGTGTGTCGCCTGCCACGACCCGCACCACCCGTGGTTTATCTGAGGTGATCGCATGAAGAGGAGAGAGTTCATCAAGAGAGTTGTTGCGGGTTCAGCAGTCATATTTTTCATGAAACCTGCCAAGAGTGAGGACGTTTTTGTTTATGTTGTTGATTCGGAGAAGTGCATAGGCTGCGGTAGCTGTGTTAGGGCCTGCAGGGCTGAGAACCACGTCCCGGAGGAAAAGTACAGGACGTGGGTCGAGAGGTATGTCGTGACGTCTGATGGTGAGCTCGAAAACGTCTTCGTCGAGTCACCGCATGGCGGTGAGTTCGGGTTTGAAGAGCTCGACATAGACAAGGACAAGATTCTGAGGGCATACTTCGTCCCGAAGCTCTGCATGCACTGTGACAAGCCTCCGTGCGTCAAGGTCTGTCCGGTAAACGCGACCTGGATAACCGAGGAGGGCGTGGTGCTGATCGACAAGAGCCACTGCATAGGGTGTAAGTACTGCATTCAGGCCTGCCCCTATGGAGCGAGGTACTTCAACCACCACGAAAGGGTTGTGGACAAGTGCACGTGGTGCTACCACAGGATCATGAGGGGGATGAAGCCCGCTTGCGTGACGGTGTGTCCAACAGGAGCGAGAATATTCGGAAAGATCTCCGACGAGCACATCCAGAAAGTTCTGAGGGAGAGGAACGTCAGGATACTGAAGCCCGAGCTCAACACGAGGCCCAAGGTGTTTTATGAAAACATCGGATGGGAGGTGTGGTAAGTGAGCACCACTGTAGTTGAGGGATTCGTTTACCCCAACCACGAGGTCTTCTGGGGAATTCTCATAGTTGTCTATCCGTACATTGTCAGCATCATCACGGGGATGGTCACGGTATATGCCATAGCTGAGTTCTGGAGGAAGGAGCTGAAGGATCTTGAAAAGCTTGTTGTGATGTCGAGTTTGCCCTTCGTTCTCTCTGCTCTCCTGCCTCTGCTCCTCGACCTCGGTCAGCCACAGAGGGCATTCGAGATCTATGTGACTCCAAACTACAGCTCCGTCATGGCAGTTTTCGGTATAGTCTATCTCACAGAGCTATTCACTTTGCTCGGGGAAATGTGGTTCCTTTTTAGGGTGGATATAGTCAAGAGAGCGATGAGTGAGGAGAATCCGGTAATTAGACTGCTCTTCAAGATCCTTACGTTAGGCGTTTACGACATCAGCGACGAGGCAAGGAGGGTCGACAAGAAGGTGATAAAGATCTTGACTGGGGTTGAGCTCATTGCGGCGTGGTGTCTGAGCTACGTCTCGTTCCTCTTCGGTGTTGTGAAGTCCAACCCGTGGTGGAACACCACGATTCTGCCGGTGAGCTTTGTCTTCGGTGGACTTGCTGCTGGAGGTGCGATGGTTCTCTTGCTATACCTCGTCTTCACGAGAGTCTACGGGGTGGAGAGGAAGCCCGAGGTCATCTCGACCGTGGCCAACTACGTCTTCTACTTCATGCTCGCGGCCTTTGCTCTGGAAACGATAAACACAATACTCTACGCATACAAGGAGGACATAGCCTGGGCGGTCATCAAGCTCGCGTCAACTCAGCTCGCCATTCCACTCGCGATTCAGGTGATCGGCTCCCTCGAGGCCCTCCTGTTCCTCAAGTATGTCTGCTACAAGTGTAACGTTGGCAAGATAAACACGGCGTTCATAGCCATAGCCTCGATTACCATACTCGTCGTCGTCTTCGCGATGAGATGGAACATGGTCATAGGCGCGCAGCTGATAGACTACAGCCTGAGAGGCTTCGTCTCCTACACTCCACCGCTGTGGGGAAGGGAGGGACTGTTCGCAGCACTTGCAGTACTGATGGCACCACTGGCCATGCTGCCAATCGTAGCATACTTATTCCCACCGTACGAAAAGAAGTTCAGGGCTGAGTTATGAAATGGGTATGTCCGTTCTGTCAGACGGAAAACGACACGAAGGAGTATAAGTGCGAGGTGTGTGGAAAGGAGTTCAAGAAGTCAGGAGACCGGCTGGTGGAGGTCAAGAAGAGACCTCCGGAGTACCTGATCTCCCTTTTTTTGATAGGGGTCTTCATCCTCGGAAACGTGGTTTTGATAGCAATCGAATACGCCAGTGATCCTGAGCTGTGCACAACCTGTCACCAGATGGAGTACTACTTCCACAGCTGGGAGGAGTCGACCCACAGGGGGGTGAAGTGCTACCTCTGTCACTACGGCAGCAATCCTGTGGACTTTTTGAAAGGGGCGTATCATTCTCTCTCGGTTCTGACGGCAAAGCAGCCGCCGTATGTGAACCTGCCCGCCAACATCTCTTCGGAGAACTGCCTTCACTGCCACAAGGACATAACCGAGATCGGTGCGCTCAGGTACAAGAACCTGTCCTTCAGCCACAACAAGCACCTTGACGGCTACAAGAGAGGGTTCCTCAAGCTCGAGTGCGTGAGCTGCCACAGGGAGATCGTCATCGGGAGCCACATAGCCGTGAAGGACACCACCTGCTTCGTCTGCCACTTCTACAAGACTCCCGAGGGCATACCCATCACGGGGTGCCCGTCGTGCCACAAGAATCCGGCGGACAAGGTGTACTTCAAGGACGTTGTCTTCTACCACTCGCTCCACCTCAAGAGGGACATCAAGTGCGAGTTCTGCCACAAGAACATCATAAGGTTCTACGGCAACATGAGCCTGAACTGCAAGAAATGCCATATAAGGGATGTGACCAACGTCTCGATACCGGATCTGCAGATGCACTCAATCCATGTCAACGGCTTCAAGATAGACTGCGTCTCATGTCACGAAAAGCCGGAGCACAAGCCCGTGGTGGATGAGAAGAAGTGCAACCTATGTCACATCGGTCTCTTCCCCACCGGAAGCTGAGTCCACCACCCTCTTCAGGTAGTCCTCGCCGGTGATCTCCACCACCGTCAGGCCGGTCTTGAGCGATCTGGCCTCAACTTCACTCATTTTTTCCATAAACGCCTCGTCGCTGATTATCATGCTGTTCCCGTGCGGATCCTCGAGGACTATCGTGAGCCTCTCCTTTCCATCTCTGGCGAGTCTGAGCTTCTCGAGTATGAAGTTGCACCTCTCGACAGCATCCGCATCGTCGGAGTTCCACCTCTTGGCCATCTCAACAACGTCCTCGAACCTCATCAGCACTCCCTCGACGTTGGTTATGAACCCCTGACTCGCCGGCCCGGGCTCCATCGCGAGTCCGAGCTCCGGGATTCTTATTGTGCCGGAGGTTGACCTCACTACCTTGGAGAACAGCGTCTTCTTGTTGACCTCGATCGTAAACCTGACCGGATCCTTTATCTCGGCGACAAAAGAGTCTGAATGCTTAAATCCGCACCGGCAGCTTATTGAGGTTATCAGCAGCTTTCCAAAATATGGTGTGTCGTAGGTTGCGGTTACAACGTTAAGCTCCTCTCCGCAAACCGGGCAGGGTATCATCTCCTAGTTCCTCTGATCTTGTTCCTGTCGATCTTTATCCCCATGGGGGTTATGATCACGTAGTCCTCACCAAGCCCCACGATGTCGCCGTGAACATCCTCTGCGAGCTGCCTGAGATCCTTGAGAACTCTGTCGAGCGTGAGCTTGTCGTGCTTCAGAAACGCCACGTCGGCTATGACTATGTTACCATCGTAAACCTGCCTCCTGACCTCGGGGATCTCGTTGAGGCTCGTGATCTCTGCCACCTTGATGTACGTTTCGCTGTCTCCCTCAAGCTCGGCTTCGAACTCGCTGAGATCGAGTTCCTCGTATTCGTCCACGTTAACTCTTTCCTGCTTGCCGAAGAGCTTCTCCATAATTCCCATGACACTCACCTGAATGAATTTGGGGAGAATTAGTATTTAAGCTTTCACATCGCACTCTGAGAAATTTTCATGGGTCCGCCCGGATTCGAACCGGGGATCACTGCCTCGTAAGGGCAGCGTCATAACCACTAGACCACGGACCCGGCTTTGAAGGGCTATAACTATGGGGTGACCTGCAGAATAAGAATTTTATGATATGAAGTCCAAGTAGGTCATGGTGATGAATTATGCTGAGCTCACGAATAGAGAATCTCGGAATAGGCATAAAGAAGGTCTATCCCGAGGACTGTCAGCTCTGCATCTCAGGGTACACCGGAAAGAGGTGCAGGTACCTCAAGAAGATCGGCAGGGAGTTCTACTGCGTTAAGGACGCGGTAAAGGACTTTGACAACAGATTGATCTTTTAATTTTTCCCGTAAACCTTTATATTCTCCCGTCCAACTCTTCTCATGATCGTTCACCCCATTGACTACAGGTACGGCACCGACGAGATGAAGAGGATCTGGAGCGAGGAGAGCAGGATAAAGAGGATGATCTGGGTTGAGGTCGTTCTTCTCAGGGTTCTCTCGGAAATGGGTTACCTCAGCAGGGAGGAGTACGAGGCTGTGAGAAAGAACGCAAGGAGCATATCCCCCGAGAGGGTCAGGGAGATTGAGGCAGAGATCAGGCACGACGTCATGAGCCTCGTCAAGGCTGTGGCAGAAGTGGCCGGAAGTGCTGGCAGGTGGGTGCACTTCGGCGCCACCTCGAACGACATAATCGACACTGCGGTGGCGACGCAGCTCAGGGACAGCGTCAAGATCCTCGAATCAAAGCTGCTCAGGCTGATCGAGGTTCTGGCCGACATGGCCGTGAGGCACAGGAGCACGATCTGCCTCGGCAGAACTCACGGTCAGGCCGCGCTCCCCATCACTTACGGGTTCAGGTTTGCCGTGTGGCTGTCGGAGGTTATGAGGCACCTTGAGAGGCTTGAGGGGATGAAGAGGCGACTTCTGGTTGGGCAGATGAGCGGTGCTGTCGGGACTCAGGCGTCATTCGGAAAGGAGGGCCTCGAGATAGAGAGGAGGGTGATGAGGTACCTGAACCTGACACCCGCAGAGATCAGCGCCCAGATAATTCCGAGGGACGTGTACTGCGAGTATGTAGAGTTCCTCGCCAACCTGTCCACCACGCTCGAGAAAATCGCCCTGAACGTGAGGCTGTGGCAGAGGAGCGAGACGCAGGAGGTCTTCGAGAGGTTTGACGTGAGCAAGCAGGTCGGAAGCTCGA
Coding sequences within it:
- a CDS encoding LSm family protein is translated as MARPLDVLNKSLNTSVLVRLKGGREFRGILDGYDIHMNLVLINAEEIQDGEVIKKLGSVVIRGDTVVFVSPSQ
- a CDS encoding 50S ribosomal protein L37e, producing the protein MSDGTAAMGKRGRKIVHIKCRRCGRVSFHRRKGYCAACGFGRSKRIRSYNWVRKKKDRY
- a CDS encoding S-methyl-5-thioribose-1-phosphate isomerase, whose product is MRTIFWEENAVKMIDQTKLPDSFEILTCKTVEELGEAIKRLSVRGAPALEAAGGYGVALAVHERSFSSTDELKEHIRKRAEYLASTRPTAVNLFVGIERVLKKALEGESIEEIREIAVREANRIADEDVERNMKMGEIGAELLEDGDVVMTICNTGRLATVDWGTALGVIRSAVKQGKNIRVIACETRPLNQGSRLTTWELMQDGIDVTLITDSMAGMVMQRGMVDKVIVGADRIVRDAVFNKIGTYTLSVLAKAHGIPFYVAAPKTTFDWGKEAKDVTIEERSREELVYCHIKCRNSLIAPRDVKVFNPAFDATPLENVTAIVTEYGIIYPPYEKSVPEILRL
- a CDS encoding cell division protein SepF; the protein is MGIMEKLFGKQERVNVDEYEELDLSEFEAELEGDSETYIKVAEITSLNEIPEVRRQVYDGNIVIADVAFLKHDKLTLDRVLKDLRQLAEDVHGDIVGLGEDYVIITPMGIKIDRNKIRGTRR
- a CDS encoding ZPR1 zinc finger domain-containing protein; the protein is MIPCPVCGEELNVVTATYDTPYFGKLLITSISCRCGFKHSDSFVAEIKDPVRFTIEVNKKTLFSKVVRSTSGTIRIPELGLAMEPGPASQGFITNVEGVLMRFEDVVEMAKRWNSDDADAVERCNFILEKLRLARDGKERLTIVLEDPHGNSMIISDEAFMEKMSEVEARSLKTGLTVVEITGEDYLKRVVDSASGGEETDVT
- a CDS encoding cytochrome c3 family protein, whose product is MKHLFRALFVLVNILIIFVAVILALRAMGEEVYPGLADKLLGVEGMYGISGEQKELAKKPVHAEGREYCSNCHAEIYEKSNQGKHNFDCQTCHGPAGDHPAAKMKVDDSREFCLGCHKPTIGRDPNTIRILYDWEEHGKGRLCVACHDPHHPWFI
- the nrfD gene encoding NrfD/PsrC family molybdoenzyme membrane anchor subunit, with the protein product MSTTVVEGFVYPNHEVFWGILIVVYPYIVSIITGMVTVYAIAEFWRKELKDLEKLVVMSSLPFVLSALLPLLLDLGQPQRAFEIYVTPNYSSVMAVFGIVYLTELFTLLGEMWFLFRVDIVKRAMSEENPVIRLLFKILTLGVYDISDEARRVDKKVIKILTGVELIAAWCLSYVSFLFGVVKSNPWWNTTILPVSFVFGGLAAGGAMVLLLYLVFTRVYGVERKPEVISTVANYVFYFMLAAFALETINTILYAYKEDIAWAVIKLASTQLAIPLAIQVIGSLEALLFLKYVCYKCNVGKINTAFIAIASITILVVVFAMRWNMVIGAQLIDYSLRGFVSYTPPLWGREGLFAALAVLMAPLAMLPIVAYLFPPYEKKFRAEL
- a CDS encoding 4Fe-4S dicluster domain-containing protein, encoding MKRREFIKRVVAGSAVIFFMKPAKSEDVFVYVVDSEKCIGCGSCVRACRAENHVPEEKYRTWVERYVVTSDGELENVFVESPHGGEFGFEELDIDKDKILRAYFVPKLCMHCDKPPCVKVCPVNATWITEEGVVLIDKSHCIGCKYCIQACPYGARYFNHHERVVDKCTWCYHRIMRGMKPACVTVCPTGARIFGKISDEHIQKVLRERNVRILKPELNTRPKVFYENIGWEVW
- the purB gene encoding adenylosuccinate lyase, with protein sequence MIVHPIDYRYGTDEMKRIWSEESRIKRMIWVEVVLLRVLSEMGYLSREEYEAVRKNARSISPERVREIEAEIRHDVMSLVKAVAEVAGSAGRWVHFGATSNDIIDTAVATQLRDSVKILESKLLRLIEVLADMAVRHRSTICLGRTHGQAALPITYGFRFAVWLSEVMRHLERLEGMKRRLLVGQMSGAVGTQASFGKEGLEIERRVMRYLNLTPAEISAQIIPRDVYCEYVEFLANLSTTLEKIALNVRLWQRSETQEVFERFDVSKQVGSSTMPHKRNPIDSEQICGLARVIRGFVEPQHQSAILWEERDLTNSSAERIILVEATVLADHILTKTIRLMRNLEIDAEKARENLERQLGINMSEALMIALTKRGVSRQEAHEMLRRCAMKAYEQRRPLKDVVLEDEQILKYLRPDEVEELLKPENYLGTALERIDAVVERARKLLESRR
- the purF gene encoding amidophosphoribosyltransferase: MCGVVGVFCRDENLTSRLAFFSLYSLQHRGQESAGIAVFGDYIHIHKGMGLVSEVFDEKKLNEMRGNIAVGHVRYSTTGESRIENAQPLLVKTKSGALAIAHNGNLVNYQSLREELENGGAVFITDSDTEVIAKLISKQLLNGDVVSALKSVSQMLSGSYTLVMAINDTLIGYRDPLGFKPLIVGEGDFGYVIASESCAIDAVGARVLRDVEPGEAVVIREGEMEFVRVERSDRKALCVFEYIYFARPDSIIDGISVYDVRQKIGRILARESPVEADMVSPVPDSGTTSAIGFSKESGIEYLEALIKNRYVGRTFILPNQSVRELSVKIKMNAVKSNVDGKRVVLIDDSIVRGTTSRKIVDMVRNAGAKEVHFRVGSPPIISPCYFGIDMSTREELIASSKSVEEIREEINADSLAYLSLDGLVEAVGMKKEDLCLACLTADYPVDVSEAAGCRRC
- a CDS encoding NapC/NirT family cytochrome c, which codes for MKWVCPFCQTENDTKEYKCEVCGKEFKKSGDRLVEVKKRPPEYLISLFLIGVFILGNVVLIAIEYASDPELCTTCHQMEYYFHSWEESTHRGVKCYLCHYGSNPVDFLKGAYHSLSVLTAKQPPYVNLPANISSENCLHCHKDITEIGALRYKNLSFSHNKHLDGYKRGFLKLECVSCHREIVIGSHIAVKDTTCFVCHFYKTPEGIPITGCPSCHKNPADKVYFKDVVFYHSLHLKRDIKCEFCHKNIIRFYGNMSLNCKKCHIRDVTNVSIPDLQMHSIHVNGFKIDCVSCHEKPEHKPVVDEKKCNLCHIGLFPTGS